A DNA window from Brassica napus cultivar Da-Ae chromosome C1, Da-Ae, whole genome shotgun sequence contains the following coding sequences:
- the LOC125579975 gene encoding uncharacterized protein LOC125579975 produces MEEDTNAILSKMNAPKAPAAKNANTRQEPRQHAPTDKNGRKDGYMYVVNENNVSSKNKERRAQRKATSKGRQNDAQRQDDEEETPKDNGGGDSSADEEHPANRRRIEVILSQQSLSSDDDNDDVPVLGDLRDVLKRKFESENDSSPKHKDLRTMLDTRKSRRISTSDANNNKGPITDLRDKLNAGACDLRIQLDRSKPTDLRQLEQAKGHFQPPAHDTNISTDLRTLLDSKRVQTGQSLNVIMGGSRPSGDTVRSVKDYRRQVATSQKWPTKPTSHPPITFSPDDAEEVHAPHNDPLLVVLGIGEYDVTKILIDTGSSADLIFRGTLQKMGVDLDDIKASSRTLTGFNGSSETILGTIRLPVRACGVTRTVMFAVVSTKAPYHAILGTPGLHSMQAVPSTYHQCVKFPGTDGRIKTLRGDQKAARDLLVATVKLQRSSLPVSYVSPPTSKVHSQECEILELPIDDADQSRTVRVGAYLSEEMQQSILNFLRKNVSTFAWSMADMKGIDPTITTHELNVDPTFKPIRQKRRKLGPDRSKAVNEEVDTLLGAGSIAEVRYPEWLANPVVIKKKNGKWRVCVDFTDLNKACPKDSYPLPNIDRLVESTAGNEMLTFMDAFYGYNQIMMHPDDREKTAFITDKGTYCYKVMPFGLKNAGATYQRLVNKMFADKLGITMEVYIDDMLVKSLHSIDHLRHLQECFESLNKYGMKLNPAKCTFGVSSGEFLGYIVTQRGIEANPKQISAVLNLQSPWNSREVQRLTGRIAALNRFISRSTDKCLPFYDLLRGNKKFIWDEKCEDAFTQLKQYLTTPPVLAKPDLGDVLSLYVAVSQAAVSSVLIKEDRGEQKPIFYTSRCMTGPETRYPTLEKMALAVVEAARKLRPYFQSHAVEVLTDQPLRMILQNTNRSGRLTKWAIELGELDITYKNHTAAKSQVLADFLVELAPELEQDLILPSSNWTLHVDGSSTNKGAGAGVQLQSPTGELIRQSFSFGFPASNNEAEYESLIAGLRLAKTVKAKRLSAYYGSQLVASQFSGDYDARNDRMDAYLKIVQSLTAEFEFFELIKVPRGENVCADALAALGRKLRDQVKRTIPIHRIEKPSIDIPTDQTLVAPVIEPATPDDDGFGPDWGTEFIDYLSKGELPNDKWEARRLKTRSAHYVVLDDKLHRWTASKVLLKCIHGDETARVMAETHEGAGGNHSGGRALAIKVRSLGFFWPTMNADCESYARSCDKCQRHAPSIHCPTEMLRTTTAPYPFMRWAMDIIGPLPCSRQRRFILVLTDYFTKWIEAEAYAQVTDKEVRGFVWKNIICRHGLPYEIVTDNGSQFMSGNFKEFCGKWNIRLSPSTPRYPQGNGQAESSNKLIIDGI; encoded by the exons ATGGAAGAAGACACTAACGCCATTCTCAGCAAGATGAACGCACCCAAAGCCCCAGCGGCTAAAAACGCCAACACGCGACAAGAACCGCGCCAGCATGCTCCAACCGACAAAAACGGCCGCAAAGACGGATACATGTATGTCGTCAACGAGAACAACGTGTCG AGCAAGAACAAGGAAAGAAGAGCCCAGCGCAAAGCCACCAGCAAAGGTCGGCAAAACGACGCTCAACGACAAGACGACGAGGAGGAAACCCCGAAGGATAACGGTGGGGGAGACTCCTCCGCCGACGAAGAGCATCCTGCTAATCGCAGACGCATCGAGGTTATACTCTCTCAGCAATCTTTGTCGTCCGACGACGATAACGACGATGTGCCTGTACTCGGAGATCTAAGAGACGTCCTGAAGCGGAAGTTCGAGTCCGAAAATGATAGCAGTCCCAAGCACAAAGATCTACGGACGATGCTGGACACACGGAAGTCTCGTCGTATCTCGACAAGCGACGCTAACAACAACAAAGGCCCAATTACAGACCTCCGAGATAAACTCAACGCTGGCGCCTGCGACCTTCGCATACAGCTCGACCGTTCAAAACCAACAGACTTACGACAGTTGGAGCAAGCTAAAGGTCATTTTCAACCCCCAGCGCATGACACCAACATATCCACAGACCTCCGCACCTTGCTAGACTCTAAGCGAGTACAAACGGGACAGTCGCTGAATGTCATCATGGGAGGCTCCCGTCCTAGCGGAGACACTGTCCGTTCTGTAAAAGACTATCGTCGACAGGTCGCGACTTCCCAGAAGTGGCCGACTAAACCGACAAGTCATCCTCCGATAACCTTCTCACCGGACGACGCTGAAGAAGTTCACGCTCCCCATAATGATCCTCTTCTCGTCGTCCTTGGAATTGGAGAGTATGATGTCACCAAGATCCTCATTGACACCGGAAGTTCCGCCGACCTCATCTTCCGAGGAACTCTACAGAAGATGGGAGTTGATCTTGACGACATAAAAGCGTCTTCCAGGACATTAACCGGATTCAATGGATCCTCCGAAACTATCTTGGGAACGATCCGCCTCCCGGTACGCGCGTGTGGCGTTACTCGAACGGTTATGTTTGCCGTTGTAAGCACAAAAGCTCCTTATCACGCTATACTCGGCACCCCTGGGCTACACTCGATGCAAGCCGTTCCTTCTACCTACCACCAGTGCGTCAAGTTCCCTGGTACGGACGGAAGGATAAAAACGCTGCGAGGGGATCAAAAGGCCGCTAGGGATCTCCTAGTCGCCACAGTCAAACTCCAACGGTCATCTCTACCCGTTAGTTATGTGTCTCCCCCAACCTCAAAAGTCCATTCCCAGGAATGCGAGATTCTCGAGTTACCTATTGACGACGCCGATCAAAGTCGAACCGTAAGGGTTGGTGCATACCTTTCTGAGGAAATGCAGCAGTCAATTCTGAACTTCCTTAGGAAGAACGTGTCTACATTCGCTTGGTCTATGGCAGACATGAAAGGCATCGATCCGACTATAACGACTCACGAGCTAAACGTCGACCCGACATTCAAACCTATCCGCCAGAAGCGACGTAAGCTCGGCCCTGACAGGTCAAAGGCCGTAAACGAAGAAGTTGACACGCTACTCGGCGCAGGTTCGATCGCTGAGGTCCGCTACCCCGAATGGTTGGCAAATCCGGTAgtcatcaaaaagaaaaatggcaaGTGGCGCGTCTGCGTCGACTTCACCGATCTGAATAAAGCCTGCCCAAAGGATAGCTACCCTCTTCCCAACATTGACCGTTTAGTCGAGTCTACGGCCGGAAATGAGATGCTGaccttcatggacgccttctatGGATACAATCAAATAATGATGCACCCGGATGATCGCGAGAAGACAGCCTTCATCACAGATAAGGGAACCTACTGCTATAAGGTCATGCCGTTCGGTTTGAAGAACGCCGGAGCAACCTACCAACGACTTGTAAACAAGATGTTCGCAGATAAGCTGGGCATCACTatggaagtgtacatcgacgacatgttgGTTAAGTCGCTTCATTCCATTGATCACCTCCGTCATCTTCAAGAATGCTTCGAAAGTCTCAACAAATATGGCATGAAGTTGAACCCAGCAAAGTGCACATTCGGAGTCTCTTCAGGcgaattcctcggctacataGTCACACAGCGAGGAATCGAGGCAAACCCGAAACAAATATCCGCGGTCCTGAACCTCCAAAGTCCGTGGAACAGTAGAGAAGTACAACGGCTCACGGGCCGGATAGCCGCTCTAAATCGTTTCATCTCTAGATCCACCGACAAGTGCCTCCCCTTCTACGATCTCTTGCGAGGAAATAAGAAGTTCATTTGGGATGAGAAGTGTGAGGATGCATTTACTCAACTCAAGCAATACCTTACAACACCTCCAGTACTCGCTAAGCCGGACCTAGGTGATGTTCTATCTCTCTATGTCGCGGTGTCACAAGCTGCTGTCAGCAGCGTTCTGATAAAGGAAGACCGCGGCGAACAAAAGCCCATTTTTTACACAAGCAGATGCATGACCGGACCAGAGACGCGATACCCGACTCTGGAAAAGATGGCTTTAGCAGTTGTCGAGGCAGCAAGAAAGCTTCGACCGTATTTCCAGTCACATGCAGTGGAGGTACTGACTGATCAACCTCTCCGAATGATACTCCAAAACACCAACAGATCTGGCAGACTCACGAAGTGGGCCATCGAACTCGGCGAGCTCGATATTACCTACAAGAACCACACAGCGGCGAAGTCCCAAGTCCTCGCGGACTTCCTGGTCGAGTTGGCCCCAGAATTGGAACAAGATCTTATACTCCCAAGCTCAAACTGGACGCTGCACGTCGATGGATCATCGACCAACAAGGGAGCAGGAGCCGGAGTCCAACTACAGTCCCCGACCGGAGAGCTAATCAGGCAGTCTTTTAGCTTTGGCTTTCCCGCATCAAACAACGAAGCGGAATACGAATCTCTGATCGCCGGACTCCGTTTAGCAAAAACCGTAAAAGCTAAACGACTAAGCGCCTATTACGGCTCTCAATTAGTCGCCAGTCAGTTCAGCGGCGACTACGATGCCCGCAACGACCGAATGGATGCCTATCTCAAAATAGTGCAAAGCCTGACAGCAGAGttcgagttcttcgaactcaTTAAAGTTCCCAGAGGCGAAAACGTCTGCGCCGATGCCCTCGCGGCCCTTGGCCGCAAGCTTCGTGATCAAGTTAAACGAACCATCCCGATACATCGTATCGAGAAACCAAGCATCGATATTCCTACCGACCAAACCCTCGTTGCCCCGGTCATCGAACCCGCTACTCCAGATGACGACGGATTTGGTCCTGATTGGGGAACTGAGTTTATCGACTACCTCTCGAAGGGAGAACTCCCAAACGACAAATGGGAAGCTCGCCGACTAAAAACACGCAGCGCCCACTACGTCGTTCTTGACGATAAACTACACCGCTGGACCGCGAGTAAAGTACTCCTAAAATGCATTCATGGCGACGAGACAGCAAGGGTTATGGCAGAGACGCACGAAGGCGCTGGCGGAAATCATTCGGGCGGACGTGCATTAGCAATCAAAGTAAGGAGCTTGGGCTTCTTCTGGCCAACAATGAACGCAGATTGCGAGTCTTACGCGAGAAGCTGCGATAAGTGCCAACGGCACGCACCTAGTATCCATTGTCCAACCGAAATGTTGCGAACAACCACCGCTCCATACCCGTTCATGCGATGGGCAATGGACATCATTGGACCACTTCCCTGTTCCCGCCAAAGACGCTTCATCCTCGTCCTCACCGACTACTTTACAAAATGGATCGAAGCTGAAGCATACGCTCAAGTCACGGACAAAGAAGTCCGCGGTTTCGTctggaaaaatattatttgccGCCACGGTTTACCTTATGAGATCGTTACCGATAACGGATCGCAGTTCATGTCAGgcaacttcaaggagttctgTGGCAAATGGAACATTCGACTAAGCCCCTCCACTCCTCGTTACCCGCAAGGTAATGGCCAGGCAGAATCCTCCAATAAACTCATCATCGATGGCATTTAA
- the LOC125579974 gene encoding uncharacterized protein LOC125579974 codes for MVQNDATLGAPGGEPTPTPEAAPPITTDFMSSIMARLAHQDEVQKTTNDQLAALVTALTAPDGQTSRPQQIRRRLFNTNPTATRGEHLSDDSEPNETLLADHPPVGSDLATIRELAELKLSLQQMSEKIHQVTSTAPQIESVLAATSHTPFTSALTSVQLRKIEKLWLPEYKPGGDPVEHMTAFNIAMARARLPEEERDAGYCQMFVETFHEQALTWFSQLEENSIGSFRDLSAAFLKTYIMFTKRSATASSLWNLNQTKDQSLRDYMEKFKTVVSRIDIPDGIAIDALRNTLWVCSKFREDLYQNPTTSLQDAIARSDNFI; via the coding sequence ATGGTTCAAAACGACGCCACCCTCGGCGCTCCAGGCGGCGAACCAACTCCAACGCCCGAAGCCGCGCCGCCCATCACCACAGATTTCATGAGCTCTATCATGGCTCGACTTGCTCATCAAGACGAAGTCCAAAAGACGACCAACGACCAGTTAGCTGCTCTGGTCACGGCCCTCACAGCTCCCGACGGCCAAACAAGCCGCCCCCAGCAGATACGCCGTCGCCTCTTTAACACCAACCCGACGGCGACCAGAGGCGAACATCTCTCAGACGACTCCGAGCCTAACGAAACCCTTCTCGCCGACCACCCCCCGGTAGGTTCTGATCTGGCAACCATACGCGAGCTCGCCGAGCTCAAACTCAGTCTCCAACAAATGAGCGAGAAGATCCATCAAGTAACCAGCACGGCACCGCAAATCGAGAGCGTCCTCGCCGCAACCTCACACACTCCGTTTACTAGTGCTCTGACCAGCGTCCAActcagaaaaatagaaaaattgtgGCTACCCGAGTACAAACCCGGCGGAGACCCGGTGGAACACATGACAGCTTTCAACATTGCGATGGCACGGGCTCGACTCCCAGAAGAAGAAAGGGACGCAGGCTACTGCCAAATGTTCGTCGAAACTTTCCACGAGCAAGCCCTAACCTGGTTTTCCCAGTTAGAAGAaaactccatcggaagtttccgcgACTTGTCGGCAGCTTTTCTCAAGACTTACATTATGTTCACCAAGCGCAGCGCTACTGCCTCTAGCTTGTGGAACCTCAACCAAACCAAAGACCAGAGtcttcgcgactacatggagaagttcaaaACCGTAGTCTCAAGGATTGACATTCCAGACGGTATCGCCATTGACGCCTTGCGGAACACGTTGTGGGTTTGTTCTAAATTCCGGGAGGATTTATACCAAAACCCAACTACGTCGCTCCAGGACGCTATCGCGCGATCTGACAACTTCATCTGA
- the LOC106449675 gene encoding myb-related protein Myb4-like (The RefSeq protein has 2 substitutions compared to this genomic sequence) produces the protein MGRAPCCEKMGLNRGPWTPEEDQILVSFIHQHGHSNWRALPKQAGLLRCGKSCRLRWMNYLKPDIKRGNFTQAEEDAIISLHQILGNRWSAIAAKLPGRTDNEIKNVWHTHLKKRLEDNQPAKPKTSNKKKSTKPKSQSVPAKSKSTKTESELASSSNPSFESLFSASLSASDEVSSETLTSHEDHSKEAQMDNKLREMITTTDQDSFSFINFGEDIDESFWNETLYSQDEENHTSNLDEMQQEFQHLRSVGNEMIFDSEMDFWFDVLPRSGGEQDLLAGL, from the exons ATGGGAAGAGCTCCATGCTGCGAAAAGATGGGATTGAACAGAGGCCCATGGACGCCTGAAGAAGATCAAATTTTGGTCTCTTTTATCCACCAACATGGCCATAGTAACTGGCGAGCCCTCCCTAAGCAAGCTG GTCTTTTGAGATGTGGAAAAAGCTGTAGACTTAGGTGGATGAACTATTTAAAACCTGATATTAAAAGAGGCAATTTCACCCAAGCAGAGGAGGATGCTATCATTAGTTTGCACCAAATCCTTGGCAATAG ATGGTCAGCAATCGCAGCAAAATTGCCTGGAAGAACGGATAATGAGATCAAGAACGTATGGCACACTCACTTGAAGAAAAGGCTGGAAGATAATCAACCAGCTAAACCTAAGACCAGCAACAAGAAAAAGAGTACTAAACCCAAATCTCAGTCCGTACCAGCAAAATCAAAGAGTACTAAAACCGAATCGGAGCTCGCAAGCTCATCGAACCCTTCTTTTGAAAGTTTGTTCTCAGCATCACCTTCGGCGAGTGATGAAGTTTCTTCAGAAACACTCACGAGCCACGAAGATCATAGCAAAGAGGCTCAGATGGATAATAAATTGAGAGAAATGATCACTACTACAGATCAAGATTCTTTCTCTTTCATAAACTTCGGAGAAGACATCGACGAGAGCTTCTGGAACGAGACGCTTTATAGCCAAGATGAAGAAAACCACACGTCGAATCTTGATGAGATGCAGCAAGAGTTTCAGCACTTAGGCTCCGTCGGTAATGAGATGATTTTCGATAGTGAGATGGACTTTTGGTTCGATGTATTGCCCAGAAGTGGAGGGGAACAAGATCTACTAGCTGGGCTCTAG